The sequence GTGGACACTCACTCCCATGGCCGTCGCGGCCGGTACGGTCATCGAGGTTGAACCCGGCCGGCGGATCGTGCTCGGATTCGACTGGGAGCCGTCGGGCGAGCCCCGCACGGACACGGTGACTATCACGATCGAGCCCGCGGAAGGCGGCACCCTCGTGCGTCTGGTCCACGAGGACCTTCCCGAGGACCAGGGCAACGAGGTCCTCGAAGGCTGGACCCACTTTTTCGAGCGGCTCGAACGCGCCGCCGCCGCCGGTGACGCGGGTCCCGACGAGTGGACCGCCGCCCCGGCGCACCTCGACCCGCTCACGTCTGCCAACGCCACACTCGCCGTGTTGCAGCATGTGCTGCACGGCATCGGCGAAGACGACCTCAGTAAGCCGACGCCGTGCACCGCGTTCACGGTGGGTCAGCTCGAGGCGCATCTGCTCGGTTCGCTGAGCTCGCTGACCAGCCTTGCCGGCAGCACGCTCACGCCCGCGTCAGCTGGCGACCTCGAGTCACGGATCGCCGACGCGGCGCAGCAGGCGGTCGAGACCTGGATGAGGCGAGGACTTGGCGGCACTGTGCAAGCCGGACGGCAAGAGCTGCCGGCGAGCATCGCCGCGAGCATCCTGTCCGTCGAGTTCCTCGTCCACGCGTGGGACTTCGCGTCAGCCACGGGGCAGAAGGTGGCCGTGTCCGACAAAGTCTCCACCTACGTCCTCGGCCTCGCGGAACAGATTGTCACACCAGAGCTGCGCGAGAGCGCAGGCTTTGACCCTGCGATCCCGATCAGCGCAACGGCACCTGCTCTGGATCGCCTCGTCGCCTTCTCAGGCCGTGCCGGCTGAGGGAGTAGAGCGTTCACCGGCGGCTGCGGGCGTCGCCTCGCCGTTGCGGTGACACCACTGAACGAGGAGATACCCGTCACGTGCCCCTCGCACAAGCCGCCGCCTACCCCGACACCAGGTGGCGATGACTTCTCCCAGCGGGATGCCGGCCGGGCGAGACCTGCCACGGCTGACGGCCTGACTCGTCAGAGGCCATCGCGGTCCTGGCCGCCCAAGCTCCCCACCTGCACGGCGCACTGCTGGCCGCGAAGGCCGTCGGCTACGACTACGTCCTACTCGACGGCACCCTCATCGAGACCGACCGGATCGCCACCCCGGGACCCACCCCCGGCGTCGACCTGTGGTGGTCGAAGAAGCACAAGAACCATGGCGGCAACATCCAGGTCCTGACCGCACCCGACGGCTGGCCGCTGTGGACTTCACCGGTGCGCCCCGGCCGGGAACACGACACCAGCTGCCTGCGCACCCACCCCGGCCTGCTGTCCACCCTCGCCGAGATCCGCGACAACGTCCGAACCCTGGCCGACCTCGGCTACGAGGGCGAAGCCGACACCATCGCCGTCGCCTTCAAGACACCCAAGAACGGCCAGCTCACCAACCAGCAGCTGACCTTCAACCGTGCCCACAACCGGCTCCGCGCGGTCGGCGAACGCGGCAACAGCCTACTGAAAGTGACCTTCAAAGCCTTACGCAACGTCAGCCTCTGCCCATAAAAGATCGGGAGCATCGTCGCCGCAGCCCTGGTCATCCTCCACATCGAACATGACCGAACCATCTGAAAACAGGCACTACACAGAGTCGTAGACCGTTACTCGGAAAGGCTCACTGAGAATCCGCCTCGCCTCGCCCCCCAGACGGCGGCCGGGCACGAGTCCGTCGTCACGCCGGGCGCACCGCTTGAACTGTCCGCCGGGACCGCGACCGGCTACGACGCGCCATGCCGGAAAGCACCCGCCGCGCCTACACCGGAGACCTGCGCCGCTTCCTGACCTGGTGTGCCGTACGCGGCCTGATGCCCGCCGTCCCACCGCCCACCGACGACCGCCTTGCCGCAGACCTGCAGCAACTACTCGCCGCCGACACCGACCCGCACCTGGTCGTCACCGAGTACGTCAACGCCCTGGCCGACGCTGGCCGCGCGCCGACCAGCATCGAACGCGCCCTGGCCGCGATCACCGCCGCGTACCGCACGGCGACCGGCGATCGGCTCCGCACCGACGGCCCCCGGGCGGTACTGCGTGCCTACCGCCGCAACCGGGCCGCTGACGGCACCGGGGTACGGGTACGCAGAGCCACCCCGGTCACCATCACCGCCATCACGACGGCGCCGCCGCAACCGGCCACGCCGACGTCAGCACGCCCACGATCTGCGTCACCCACACTCACCCTCGAGACTTGGGACTGCATTACGCGCGTGCAGCCTATGGATACAGAGGTGAACGTGTCTCCGCGCTCCTGCCGTGACTTGCCAAGGTGGAAAGTCATCGCTACTCTTTCCGTACTGGAAAGAGAGGAACCTGTGGTCATTTTCCCCGACGACCCCACGCCGGATGAGGCGACGAGGGCCTTGACATCGATCGAGCGGATGAAGCAGTTCGGGCTGAGCAAGGGCCTGTATTCGCGATGGTTTGCCGCAGCCGTGTCATTGTGGTCCGCCGCCATGGCTGTCGCCACCGTCTACGACGGCCCACTCGCTACACGGAGCGTCGCTACCCTTCTCATCGCCGGGCTCCTGGCCCTCGGCGCGTGGCGGCACCACGTCGTGGCGCGGGTGAGGGCCGTGCACGGCACTGCCGAAGCCCTCGCCATCGTCGTGGCCGTGCCGCTGGTGATGCTCGGATTCGGATTGTTCGCAGCTCAGGCGTTCGACGCGTCCCGGCAGTGGTGGATCCCGTCGGCATCCGGAGCGGTCGCGGGTCTGGTGCTCTTCACGGTGCTCGAGCTTCTGCGCCACTCGACTCGACGAAGGGTCACGGGACGACCGTCATGAGCGCCTGCACCCCCGCGTCCGCAGAGACGCCGTGGTGACCGTGCCCCGCCTCGATCCGGTCATTCACGCACCCCACCGCCTGCACATCTGTTCCCTGCTGACCCCTCTAGACGAGGCCGAGTTCCAGGTGCTGCGAGAGGCGCTCGGGATCAGCGACTCGGCACTGTCCAAACACATCAAACAGTTGGAGGATGCAGGCTACCTCAGGCTGCGCAGGGCTACGCTCAACGGTCGCCGGCGGACGTGGGCGCAGCTTACGCCTACCGGACGGCGGGCCTTCGCCGCACATGTCGATGCGCTGACGGAGATCGCATCGCTCGCGCACAGCTCCCAGTAGTGTCGTGTGGTGCCGACGCCGCGAGCGGGGCGGCCCGTCGGTTCACGGATCGAGACCGCGATCGAGGCCTGCCCAGGGATCGCGGCCTGCACGGCTCGCGCCGGCCGGGCAGACACGACGGAACGTGCCGTCGACATCCAGCAACAGCACCGGGCGGACATCGCGCCTGTCAATCATCAGCGGCAACATTGTGGGTGCCGAGAACCTCATCCATCCTGGTCACAGCAAGCTTGATCATCGAGGTGGGAGGCTCCGGTGAGACGTGGAACTCCTCGGCTGGATGGTGATGGCCCGTCTACATTGGGCACTGCGCGAGGATGGGGATGTGCTGTTTCGACTGGCGCACCTCGGCGTGATCAACACCCTCGCCCTACGCCGGCTGCTGCCGATGATCGACCTCGACAAGGGCACCGAGATCCTCGCGTTACGACACCAGATCATGGTCCTCGAACGGCAACTGCACGGCGACCGGGTCCGGTTCACCCCAGCGGACCGGGCGTGGCTTGCGGCTCTGCTGCACCCGCTGCCGCGAACCGTGCTGAGCCATTTGCGGTGCTGGTGCGCCCGGAGAACGTTCCATGATCTGCTTGATCCTGGAGTGTCCGGCAAGTCGGATCAGGGCGATCGTGGGCGTGGCCCGCCATCGTGGTCGCATTCTGCTGGCGGTCACCGGTGCCGCCGTTGAGGCACCGTACGAGGATAGTTGTCCCGATGGCGGGGACGGCCCAACCGAGCTACGGATCATGACCTTGACGACTGCCACGGCCAGCGCCGTCGATACCGGTGTGCGCGTGCCAGCGCCGTTTGGTGTGAAGGAGGTGCTCGGCGCGAGCCTGGCCTGCGACGGCGAGGTCGTGCACCTGTGGTTCAGCGCGGTCATTGGTGATGGGCGCTGGCGGATCTATTACACGGCCAGCGCCGACAGCGGCGCCTGGTCCCCGCCCGCCGCGGTTGCCGGTCTGACTCTGGCGGGTGGGAGCGAGCCGGCGCTCCTGCCTTCGGTGCTGCGGCGGCCGGACGGCTGGTGGATGTGGCACGCCGGCAACAACGGGCGAGGGCGACGTGTGCATGTCGCCCGCTCCGTCGACGGGCGGGCGTGGCAGCGCTGTGGGACGGCCGTGGATCACGGGGAACCGGGCAGCGCGGACGTCGACGGCGCCGATTGCCCATCTGTTGTCGAGGCCGCCGATGGCACCCTGGTCATGGCCTACGGCGCCGCCAACTCGCGCAGCATCGCGGCGGCGGTATCCCGCGACGGCATCGTCTGGCGCAAGCTCGGTCCGGTCCTGCACCGCAGGCTCGACGGTCCGGACTCCCGCCGTGTCTGGTATCCGGTGTGGCTGCCCACCGGGCCGGACACGGCGGACCTGCTCTACTCCGGGCAGGACGATCACGGCCGCTGGAGCATCCTCACCGCCGGCCGGGTCGACTTGGCGCTGCTGGCCGCACGGCCCACTCCGCTGCCGCTGACGAGCGCGGCCGGCGCCGCGCTCACCCACATCCGGGCCGCCGTCACCTCCGACTACCTGGTCGAGCCGGACTACCACCTGCCCGCGCTGGTCTACCGCTCGCCGGACGGCCGGGTCGAGCAGCTCCGGCCCAGCACCAGCCCGGTGTTCGCTGTCCGGGACGGGCACGGCTGGCCGGCGGGAGTGGTGAAGCTCGGCCGGGACCGAGCGGGGGTCGAGCGCGAGTTCTCCGGCCTGCAGGCGCTCGCCCGCTACTACCCGGTCCCGGCCGCGACGCTGCACTATCGGCGGGGGCAGGCCGCCCTGGTCATGGAGCACCTCGACGGCATCCCCCTCGCCCGTTTGGCCGGCACCGACCCGGACCGGTTCGAGCGCGTCCTCGACGACGTCGCCACCTGCCTGGCCACCGCCGCGCGGGCCACCCTCCTCCCCGCCGATCAGGTCGACGGGGCACCGGATCACACCGAGGAGGCCCCAGCCGTCCTCGCCGGCTGGGCCGCCGCACTCGCCACCCGACTCCGCCCGTGGGCCCACCTTCGGCTCACGCTCGACGGCTACCCGCTCGACTTCACCCTCGCCGACCTCATCGACCTCACCCACCGCCGGCTCGCACAGCCGCCGGCGTGGGTCGTCCACGCCAGCGGCGACCCGCACCTCAACAACATCCTCGTCGCCCGGGAGGGACGGCGGTGGTGGCTGCTCGACTGCGAGTACGCCGGACTGCACGACCTGGAGTACCTCCTGGCCAAGCTGGTCACGTCGTGCTTCAAGCACACCGGGCTGCTCACCACCCAGGCGACCACCAGACGCGACTGCCTGAACCTCACCGCCGACGTCGAACACCCGGTCGCACGGCGGCTGTTGACCACGCCGTGGCTGCTGGACCGCCTCGCCAGGCTGCCCGTAGACCGAGAGCGCCTGGCTGCCCATCTGCTGCCGCTGCTGTACTTCCGGTTCACCACATCCGACGGCCGCCCGCCCGCGTTCGGCGTGACCGCCCTCGTCCTCGCGGCCGGAATGATCCTCGGCGAGCGATAACTCGACACCGAGTCCCCGCCCGGCCGGAAAGAGGGATCAGCGGGGTATCGGTGGCGACCGATCTTGGCGCGCCGAACGGCTGGGGCCGGGCGTGGCTCGATGTGCCACGCACTGGTCGGGTTCACCCGGCGACCGGACTGGGGACGGCGAGGCCAGCGGCGTGCTGGATGAACGCCACAGTCTCCTCCAGCGAGGAGGACTCGGGGATCACCAGCTCGTCGTGCATGCCGAGGAGGTCGCGGGGCCGGTACCAGCCGCGCATGTCTTCGGCGGTGAACTCGGCCGCCTGCGGCCGGAGCGTGTGCCGACGCAGCGTCTCCTCCAGTGACACGTCCAGGTAGAACACGTACGTGTCACCGCGATGGTCCCGGCGCAACGCCGAGATCATCGGCCCGTACCGGTGAGAGATGAGGATCCCTTCGAGGACCACGTGGTAGCCGTGCCGCAGGGCGAGCCGCACGGTCTGCGAGATCAGCTCGGGGGCGAGGCCGCCGTCGACGTCGCGTTCCCGAAGGACGATGCGGCGCAGGTAGTCCTGCTCCAGCTTACCGACCGCCATGCGTGGCCGAATAGCCTCTGAACTGGGCATGCACTTCGTGAAGATGTTCGTGACGTCGGCGATCGGCGTGCGGATCCACGACGCCGATCCCTCGCAAGACCCAAGCCATGCAGCGACCGACGCGCAGAGCTGGATGCAAAGCGTCGCGCTCGCATCGCGGCTAGATGAGGATGGATTCGTCGGCCCGCGTGCTGTCTGCCGGGGCCCCGCCCGGACACCGGACCGTTGGTGAGCAGGTTCTGCGTATACCGCGACTGAGCTGGTCACGGTCGGCCCGGTGTCCGCGGCGGCGGGCTTCACGCCGTAGGACTTACACGGATACCTACTGTCGAAGGTCGGTCGTCGCGGGGCCGGCTGGGACGGCGGGGGTTCGAGGCCATTTCCAGGCCGAGCGCAGGATGAAGGCCAGGAGCAGCACCTCGATTCCGATGGAGAGGCCGTAGAAGGAGGCCCAGTCCCAGGACTCACCTACCGCGTTGAACACCGAGAAGG is a genomic window of Micromonospora tarapacensis containing:
- a CDS encoding TIGR03086 family metal-binding protein yields the protein MIVEKTVLLPVSADEAFALITQPDRLRRWLAVSARVDLRAGGQFRWTLTPMAVAAGTVIEVEPGRRIVLGFDWEPSGEPRTDTVTITIEPAEGGTLVRLVHEDLPEDQGNEVLEGWTHFFERLERAAAAGDAGPDEWTAAPAHLDPLTSANATLAVLQHVLHGIGEDDLSKPTPCTAFTVGQLEAHLLGSLSSLTSLAGSTLTPASAGDLESRIADAAQQAVETWMRRGLGGTVQAGRQELPASIAASILSVEFLVHAWDFASATGQKVAVSDKVSTYVLGLAEQIVTPELRESAGFDPAIPISATAPALDRLVAFSGRAG
- a CDS encoding winged helix-turn-helix domain-containing protein, with translation MTVPRLDPVIHAPHRLHICSLLTPLDEAEFQVLREALGISDSALSKHIKQLEDAGYLRLRRATLNGRRRTWAQLTPTGRRAFAAHVDALTEIASLAHSSQ